A stretch of the Osmerus mordax isolate fOsmMor3 chromosome 12, fOsmMor3.pri, whole genome shotgun sequence genome encodes the following:
- the LOC136954187 gene encoding polyadenylate-binding protein-interacting protein 2-like — protein sequence MKDPSRINNTSNIINNNEVILTNQFNNEDNPFAEYMWMENEEEFNRQVEEELWEEEFIERCFQEMLEEEEHEWFIPARDLPQAISQLQDQLNLLGLGDECLLDDLVINSSLNPNAAEFVPGIKH from the exons ATGAAAGACCCAAGTCGTATCAACAACACTTCAaacatcatcaacaacaacgAAGTCATCCTAACTAACCAGTTCAACAATGAGGACAATCCCTTCGCTGAATATATGTGGATGGAAAACGAAGAGGAATTTAATAGACAG GTTGAAGAGGAGCTTTGGGAGGAGGAGTTCATTGAGCGGTGTTTCCAGGAGAtgttagaggaggaggaacatgaaTGGTTCATACCAGCCAGAGACCTCCCCCAGGCCATCAGCCAACTGCAAGACCAGCTCAACTTACTGGGCCTTGGGGACGAGTGTCTGCTGGATGACCTTGTG ATCAACAGCAGTTTGAACCCCAATGCTGCAGAGTTTGTACCTGGGATAAAGCACTGA
- the neurog1 gene encoding neurogenin-1: protein MCTAMETAYSDIDSSSCDYFTLTDDETSHSSMHSASPESLGKPASPMSDSQGSCVPEQQQKKRRRGRARNEGTVHVVKKNRRVKANDRERNRMHNLNDALDTLRGILPAFPDETKLTKIETLRFAHNYIWALSETIRIADLTQNKSRDKPLVLPSLSCVTEAPSPGSDAGSWGSSASSSSSSPAYCTSTPSSPAATDDYGFLQTDVMYSYHSFASSVY from the coding sequence ATGTGCACTGCAATGGAGACCGCATACTCTGACATCGACAGCTCCAGCTGCGACTACTTTACGCTCACAGATGACGAAACCTCACACAGCAGCATGCACTCTGCCTCCCCTGAATCGCTTGGAAAGCCCGCCTCTCCCATGAGCGACAGCCAGGGCAGCTGCGTGCCAGAGCAGCAGCAGAAGAAGAGACGCAGAGGGCGGGCGAGGAACGAAGGAACTGTGCATGTTGTCAAGAAGAACCGCCGCGTGAAGGCAAATGACCGCGAGAGAAACAGAATGCACAACCTGAACGATGCTTTGGACACCCTCAGGGGCATCCTCCCAGCATTTCCAGATGAAACCAAGCTCACCAAGATCGAGACTCTGCGCTTTGCGCACAATTACATTTGGGCACTCTCCGAGACCATTCGAATTGCTGACCTGACCCAAAACAAGTCGCGAGATAAGCCTCTCGTTCTACCGAGCCTGTCGTGCGTAACCGAAGCTCCAAGCCCCGGGAGCGATGCTGGCTCTTGGGGTTCCAGTGCATCGTCTTCTTCCTCGTCCCCGGCGTATTGCACTTCCACCCCCAGCAGCCCGGCAGCAACAGATGATTACGGATTTCTGCAGACAGATGTTATGTACAGCTACCACAGCTTTGCTTCGAGCGTTTATTAA